ACATGGTATAGTTGACGCCTCGTATAGAATGATAAAGGTTGTTGTAAAAAATAAACGGCGCAATTAGCATGATCACTGCGGGAACCGAATCGAAGCTATCACTGCTGACGCGTTGATTGAGCAAAGCAATTAAAACAACGGCAGCAGCAAAAAAGAGATAGTGTTTTCGAAAAGTATACGTCTCCGTGTACACGAGACGTGAATATCGGGACATGTTGAAAAACTGTTTCATAGTGCTTTATTCTATGTGGCGATAATAAATTTTTATTTGGCTTGTGTATATAAGGTTCTGAAGTGAGCCCTGTTGGAGATCACTGCATTAAACAAGAGTTCAATATTCAGCTTGCTTTCCACCCCCTCTGTATTGATCGAAACGACGTTGTAACCACCCATTGTTGGCTCATAATAAAGAGCACCTTCAGGAACCGTTGGCTCAATACTGAATTTTAATTTACGGGTGATGGCTTCTACCGAATCATTCAATAATACCTGGTTGGGCTCCAGAATAACAATCGGATCAATGATAAGTTCGAGGTCTCTTACCTGATGCGTTGATATGATAATACACTTAGATTCATCCGCAGCCTGTGATACTAAACGGCGAAAAATTCCTTTAGACGGAATGTCAAGTCCGTTTGTTGGCTCGTCAAGCAGCAACAGCGATGTATTTGTCGCTAATGCGTACGAAATAAGGGCTTTCTTTTTTTGTCCATAGGACATTTCAGTGAAGCGTTGATTTCCGCTGATCCCAAATAGTTCCAAATTTGATTGAAATTGTGCTGCATTAAATGCCGGATAAAATCCTCCATTCAGCTTTGCATACTCGTTAACTTTTTCATGAGGCGAATCGAATTCTTCAGGCAAGTAAAAGATATCCGACAAGAATGAAGGAGTCCGTTTCTCGGGTTTAAATCCCATTACATCAATATCACCGGATTTCGGGAACAAAAGTCCCGCTACGATTCGTAGAAATGTAGTTTTTCCAACGCCGTTTTCTCCTAATAAGCCATAGATTTTACCAGCTTCTAGTTGCATGGTCATTTTGCTCAACACCATCTTATTGCGTTGATACCAAAAGGAA
The sequence above is drawn from the Microbacter margulisiae genome and encodes:
- a CDS encoding ATP-binding cassette domain-containing protein; this translates as MIQLNDISFWYQRNKMVLSKMTMQLEAGKIYGLLGENGVGKTTFLRIVAGLLFPKSGDIDVMGFKPEKRTPSFLSDIFYLPEEFDSPHEKVNEYAKLNGGFYPAFNAAQFQSNLELFGISGNQRFTEMSYGQKKKALISYALATNTSLLLLDEPTNGLDIPSKGIFRRLVSQAADESKCIIISTHQVRDLELIIDPIVILEPNQVLLNDSVEAITRKLKFSIEPTVPEGALYYEPTMGGYNVVSINTEGVESKLNIELLFNAVISNRAHFRTLYTQAK